One Solea senegalensis isolate Sse05_10M linkage group LG21, IFAPA_SoseM_1, whole genome shotgun sequence DNA segment encodes these proteins:
- the pax8 gene encoding paired box protein Pax-8 isoform X2, which produces MSNSARGGMFVNGRPLPEVIRQRIVDMAHQGVRPCDISRQLRVSHGCVSKILGRYYETGSIKPGVIGGSKPKVATPKVVDKIAEYKRQNPTMFAWEIRDRLLAEGVCDSDTVPSVSSINRIIRTKVQQPFNLPLDGKGLSPGHTLIPSSAVTPPESPQSDSLGSTYSISGLLGIPHPSTEGKRSHDDSDQDSCRHSVDSQGSGGVPRKQMRVDHFSAASQHLDCGFERHHYPPDSFSSASSSKTEQTLYSLSLLNGSLDEAKTSLSSSSSTIGRNLTAHQSYTMVTEPLQPLPLCLKQEMSPEVTSTSPSPHMAATAANLAFVDLQALQKPVSLSSGGGGGGSCSHFPNAFNSFSHHAPVYGQFSSQPVISGRDMVSSTLPGYPPHIPSPAQSGYSSSAITGMVAAGADYTGQSYSHSPYTSYSEAWRFTNSSILGSPYYYSSASRTAPPSAAAYDHL; this is translated from the exons ATGTCCAACAGTGCAAGAG GTGGAATGTTTGTTAATGGCCGACCACTTCCGGAGGTGATCCGGCAACGCATCGTCGACATGGCCCATCAGGGGGTCAGACCATGTGACATCTCCCGACAGCTCCGAGTCAGCCACGGCTGCGTCAGTAAGATCCTGGGACG CTACTACGAGACGGGCAGCATCAAGCCCGGAGTGATCGGTGGCTCCAAGCCCAAGGTGGCCACCCCGAAAGTTGTGGACAAGATCGCAGAGTACAAGAGGCAGAACCCCACCATGTTCGCGTGGGAAATCAGAGACCGGCTGCTGGCAGAGGGAGTGTGCGACAGCGACACGGTGCCCAGCGTCAGCTCCATTAACAG AATAATCCGAACAAAGGTTCAACAGCCGTTTAATCTGCCTCTAGACGGAAAAGGCCTGAGTCCAGGACACACCTTGA TCCCCAGTTCTGCAGTCACCCCTCCTGAATCTCCACAGTCGGACTCGTTAGGCTCCACCTACTCCATCAGCGGCCTGTTGGGCATCCCGCATCCCAGCACCGAGGGCAAGAGGAGCCATGATGACA GTGATCAGGACAGCTGTCGACACAGTGTGGACTCTCAGGGTAGCGGGGGCGTCCCGAGAAAGCAGATGAGGGTGGACCATTTCTCGGCAGCCTCGCAACACCTGGACTGCGGGTTTGAGCGTCACCACTACCCTCCGGACTCATTCAGCTCAGCCTCCAGCAGCAAGACAGAGCAG ACTTTGTACTCGCTGTCGCTCCTCAATGGCAGCCTCGACGAGGCCAAGACCAGCCTCTCATCGTCCAGCTCCACTATTGGACGGAATCTGACGGCGCATCAGAGCTACACCATGGTGACAG AGCCTCTACAGCCACTGCCGCTCTGTCTGAAACAGGAAATGTCCCCAGAAGTGACCAGCACCAGTCCGTCACCACACATGGCCGCCACCGCCGCCAACCTGGCGTTCGTGGACCTGCAGGCGCTGCAGAAACCCGTCTCTCTCAGCAGTggtggcggtggcggcggcagcTGCAGCCATTTTCCCAATGCATTCAACTCATTCTCCCATCATGCACCAGTGTACGGGCAGTTCAGCAGTCAACCTGTCATCTCAG gacgTGACATGGTGAGCTCCACGTTGCCAGGTTACCCACCTCACATCCCATCACCTGCACAGTCAGGATATTCCTCGTCTGCCATCACAGGCATGGTAGCAG CAGGTGCAGACTACACTGGTCAGTCCTACAGTCATTCACCCTACACCTCCTACAGCGAAGCCTGGAGGTTCACCAACTCCAGCATACTGG GTTCTCCCTATTACTACAGCTCGGCCTCCCGCACTGCTCCACCTTCTGCAGCCGCCTACGACCACCTTTAG
- the pax8 gene encoding paired box protein Pax-8 isoform X1: MSNSARGHGGLNQLGGMFVNGRPLPEVIRQRIVDMAHQGVRPCDISRQLRVSHGCVSKILGRYYETGSIKPGVIGGSKPKVATPKVVDKIAEYKRQNPTMFAWEIRDRLLAEGVCDSDTVPSVSSINRIIRTKVQQPFNLPLDGKGLSPGHTLIPSSAVTPPESPQSDSLGSTYSISGLLGIPHPSTEGKRSHDDSDQDSCRHSVDSQGSGGVPRKQMRVDHFSAASQHLDCGFERHHYPPDSFSSASSSKTEQTLYSLSLLNGSLDEAKTSLSSSSSTIGRNLTAHQSYTMVTEPLQPLPLCLKQEMSPEVTSTSPSPHMAATAANLAFVDLQALQKPVSLSSGGGGGGSCSHFPNAFNSFSHHAPVYGQFSSQPVISGRDMVSSTLPGYPPHIPSPAQSGYSSSAITGMVAAGADYTGQSYSHSPYTSYSEAWRFTNSSILGSPYYYSSASRTAPPSAAAYDHL, from the exons ATGTCCAACAGTGCAAGAG GTCATGGGGGTCTTAACCAACTAGGTGGAATGTTTGTTAATGGCCGACCACTTCCGGAGGTGATCCGGCAACGCATCGTCGACATGGCCCATCAGGGGGTCAGACCATGTGACATCTCCCGACAGCTCCGAGTCAGCCACGGCTGCGTCAGTAAGATCCTGGGACG CTACTACGAGACGGGCAGCATCAAGCCCGGAGTGATCGGTGGCTCCAAGCCCAAGGTGGCCACCCCGAAAGTTGTGGACAAGATCGCAGAGTACAAGAGGCAGAACCCCACCATGTTCGCGTGGGAAATCAGAGACCGGCTGCTGGCAGAGGGAGTGTGCGACAGCGACACGGTGCCCAGCGTCAGCTCCATTAACAG AATAATCCGAACAAAGGTTCAACAGCCGTTTAATCTGCCTCTAGACGGAAAAGGCCTGAGTCCAGGACACACCTTGA TCCCCAGTTCTGCAGTCACCCCTCCTGAATCTCCACAGTCGGACTCGTTAGGCTCCACCTACTCCATCAGCGGCCTGTTGGGCATCCCGCATCCCAGCACCGAGGGCAAGAGGAGCCATGATGACA GTGATCAGGACAGCTGTCGACACAGTGTGGACTCTCAGGGTAGCGGGGGCGTCCCGAGAAAGCAGATGAGGGTGGACCATTTCTCGGCAGCCTCGCAACACCTGGACTGCGGGTTTGAGCGTCACCACTACCCTCCGGACTCATTCAGCTCAGCCTCCAGCAGCAAGACAGAGCAG ACTTTGTACTCGCTGTCGCTCCTCAATGGCAGCCTCGACGAGGCCAAGACCAGCCTCTCATCGTCCAGCTCCACTATTGGACGGAATCTGACGGCGCATCAGAGCTACACCATGGTGACAG AGCCTCTACAGCCACTGCCGCTCTGTCTGAAACAGGAAATGTCCCCAGAAGTGACCAGCACCAGTCCGTCACCACACATGGCCGCCACCGCCGCCAACCTGGCGTTCGTGGACCTGCAGGCGCTGCAGAAACCCGTCTCTCTCAGCAGTggtggcggtggcggcggcagcTGCAGCCATTTTCCCAATGCATTCAACTCATTCTCCCATCATGCACCAGTGTACGGGCAGTTCAGCAGTCAACCTGTCATCTCAG gacgTGACATGGTGAGCTCCACGTTGCCAGGTTACCCACCTCACATCCCATCACCTGCACAGTCAGGATATTCCTCGTCTGCCATCACAGGCATGGTAGCAG CAGGTGCAGACTACACTGGTCAGTCCTACAGTCATTCACCCTACACCTCCTACAGCGAAGCCTGGAGGTTCACCAACTCCAGCATACTGG GTTCTCCCTATTACTACAGCTCGGCCTCCCGCACTGCTCCACCTTCTGCAGCCGCCTACGACCACCTTTAG
- the pax8 gene encoding paired box protein Pax-8 isoform X3 yields the protein MSNSARGHGGLNQLGGMFVNGRPLPEVIRQRIVDMAHQGVRPCDISRQLRVSHGCVSKILGRYYETGSIKPGVIGGSKPKVATPKVVDKIAEYKRQNPTMFAWEIRDRLLAEGVCDSDTVPSVSSINRIIRTKVQQPFNLPLDGKGLSPGHTLIPSSAVTPPESPQSDSLGSTYSISGLLGIPHPSTEGKRSHDDSDQDSCRHSVDSQGSGGVPRKQMRVDHFSAASQHLDCGFERHHYPPDSFSSASSSKTEQTLYSLSLLNGSLDEAKTSLSSSSSTIGRNLTAHQSYTMVTGRDMVSSTLPGYPPHIPSPAQSGYSSSAITGMVAAGADYTGQSYSHSPYTSYSEAWRFTNSSILGSPYYYSSASRTAPPSAAAYDHL from the exons ATGTCCAACAGTGCAAGAG GTCATGGGGGTCTTAACCAACTAGGTGGAATGTTTGTTAATGGCCGACCACTTCCGGAGGTGATCCGGCAACGCATCGTCGACATGGCCCATCAGGGGGTCAGACCATGTGACATCTCCCGACAGCTCCGAGTCAGCCACGGCTGCGTCAGTAAGATCCTGGGACG CTACTACGAGACGGGCAGCATCAAGCCCGGAGTGATCGGTGGCTCCAAGCCCAAGGTGGCCACCCCGAAAGTTGTGGACAAGATCGCAGAGTACAAGAGGCAGAACCCCACCATGTTCGCGTGGGAAATCAGAGACCGGCTGCTGGCAGAGGGAGTGTGCGACAGCGACACGGTGCCCAGCGTCAGCTCCATTAACAG AATAATCCGAACAAAGGTTCAACAGCCGTTTAATCTGCCTCTAGACGGAAAAGGCCTGAGTCCAGGACACACCTTGA TCCCCAGTTCTGCAGTCACCCCTCCTGAATCTCCACAGTCGGACTCGTTAGGCTCCACCTACTCCATCAGCGGCCTGTTGGGCATCCCGCATCCCAGCACCGAGGGCAAGAGGAGCCATGATGACA GTGATCAGGACAGCTGTCGACACAGTGTGGACTCTCAGGGTAGCGGGGGCGTCCCGAGAAAGCAGATGAGGGTGGACCATTTCTCGGCAGCCTCGCAACACCTGGACTGCGGGTTTGAGCGTCACCACTACCCTCCGGACTCATTCAGCTCAGCCTCCAGCAGCAAGACAGAGCAG ACTTTGTACTCGCTGTCGCTCCTCAATGGCAGCCTCGACGAGGCCAAGACCAGCCTCTCATCGTCCAGCTCCACTATTGGACGGAATCTGACGGCGCATCAGAGCTACACCATGGTGACAG gacgTGACATGGTGAGCTCCACGTTGCCAGGTTACCCACCTCACATCCCATCACCTGCACAGTCAGGATATTCCTCGTCTGCCATCACAGGCATGGTAGCAG CAGGTGCAGACTACACTGGTCAGTCCTACAGTCATTCACCCTACACCTCCTACAGCGAAGCCTGGAGGTTCACCAACTCCAGCATACTGG GTTCTCCCTATTACTACAGCTCGGCCTCCCGCACTGCTCCACCTTCTGCAGCCGCCTACGACCACCTTTAG